The proteins below come from a single Thermopolyspora flexuosa genomic window:
- a CDS encoding ATP-binding protein, whose translation MRRLSVRLRATIVATVTVALALGVTAAVLAGILRSSLEASVGEEAARRLAEAAHRISVATEGDRLTITRDTAPFPQADPDVRISPAPDPSWAEGYATATREVPIGTGTLTVQARASLHPVRDALDALRPMLLIGVPVLLLLVAGLTWILLGRTLAPVSAIRAKFASITANDLHERVPVPETRDEVARLARTMNATLDRLEQAVERHKRFVADAAHELRSPLATLRTRLELGRREAPRLATEALTDVERIQRLAEDLLLLARLDAGEPPACDEVDLGQVATEEAVRRRGGRARIELDIAGDVVVRGSRTHLARMIGNLLDNAVRHAESTVTVRVTPPARVEVIDDGPGIPPEHRESVFDRFTRLDEARARDAGGSGLGLAIARDIARTHGGTLVVAGDRGSCLRADLRPYREEEEAQADG comes from the coding sequence ATGAGGCGGCTGTCGGTACGGCTGCGCGCGACGATCGTGGCCACAGTGACGGTCGCGCTGGCCCTCGGCGTGACCGCCGCCGTGCTGGCCGGCATCCTGCGCAGCAGCCTGGAGGCGAGCGTCGGCGAGGAGGCCGCGCGGCGGCTCGCGGAGGCGGCGCACCGGATCTCGGTCGCCACCGAGGGCGACCGGCTGACCATCACCCGGGACACCGCGCCGTTCCCGCAGGCGGATCCCGACGTGCGCATCTCGCCCGCGCCCGACCCGAGCTGGGCCGAGGGGTACGCCACGGCGACCCGCGAGGTGCCGATCGGGACCGGGACCCTCACCGTGCAGGCCCGCGCCTCGCTCCATCCGGTGCGCGACGCGCTCGACGCGCTGCGGCCCATGCTGCTCATCGGCGTGCCGGTGTTGCTGCTGCTGGTCGCGGGCCTGACCTGGATCCTGCTCGGCCGCACGCTCGCGCCGGTGTCGGCGATCCGCGCGAAGTTCGCCAGCATCACCGCGAACGACCTGCACGAGCGCGTGCCCGTACCGGAGACCAGGGACGAGGTGGCCCGGCTGGCCCGCACCATGAACGCCACCCTCGACCGGCTGGAGCAGGCCGTGGAACGGCACAAACGCTTCGTCGCCGACGCGGCGCACGAGCTGCGCAGCCCGCTCGCGACGCTGCGCACCCGCCTGGAGCTGGGCCGGCGCGAGGCCCCGCGGCTCGCCACCGAGGCGCTGACCGACGTGGAGCGCATCCAGCGGCTCGCCGAGGACCTGCTCCTGCTCGCCCGCCTCGACGCCGGGGAGCCACCCGCGTGCGACGAGGTGGACCTCGGTCAGGTGGCCACCGAGGAGGCGGTACGGCGCCGCGGCGGCCGGGCCCGCATCGAGCTCGACATCGCCGGCGACGTGGTGGTACGCGGCTCCCGCACCCACCTCGCCCGCATGATCGGCAACCTGCTCGACAACGCGGTACGGCACGCCGAGTCCACGGTCACCGTACGGGTGACCCCGCCCGCCCGGGTGGAGGTGATCGACGACGGCCCCGGCATCCCGCCGGAGCACCGCGAGTCGGTCTTCGACCGGTTCACCCGCCTCGACGAGGCCCGGGCCAGGGACGCGGGCGGCTCCGGCCTCGGCCTCGCCATCGCCCGGGACATCGCCCGCACCCACGGCGGCACCCTCGTCGTCGCCGGTGACCGGGGGTCGTGCCTGCGCGCCGACCTGCGGCCGTACCGGGAGGAAGAGGAGGCGCAGGCGGACGGCTGA
- a CDS encoding response regulator transcription factor, whose protein sequence is MRLLLVEDEVRLAELLRNGLAEEGFAVDVAHNGRDGLWLAGENRYDAIVLDVLLPLMNGYEVCRRLRDGGDWTPILMLTAKDGEYDEVEALDNGADDYLCKPFSYAVLLARLRALVRRGGRERPAAITVGDLVVDPAGLRCRRGEAEIALTPKEFAVLYALARRAGEVVSKAELLEEAWDFAYDGDPSIVEVYISALRRKIDAPFGRASLVTVRGAGYRLDARETTGRSTPRRAGGTTTGPKRRRR, encoded by the coding sequence ATGCGCCTGCTGCTGGTGGAGGACGAGGTGCGGCTGGCCGAGCTGCTGCGCAACGGGCTGGCCGAGGAGGGGTTCGCGGTCGACGTCGCGCACAACGGCCGGGACGGGCTGTGGCTCGCGGGCGAGAACCGGTACGACGCGATCGTGCTCGACGTGCTGCTGCCGCTGATGAACGGCTACGAGGTGTGCCGGCGGCTGCGCGACGGCGGCGACTGGACGCCGATCCTGATGCTCACCGCCAAGGACGGCGAGTACGACGAGGTGGAGGCGCTGGACAACGGCGCCGACGACTACCTGTGCAAACCGTTCTCGTACGCGGTGCTGCTCGCCCGGCTCCGGGCCCTGGTACGGCGCGGCGGCCGGGAGCGCCCGGCGGCGATCACCGTCGGCGACCTGGTGGTCGACCCGGCCGGGCTGCGCTGCCGCCGCGGCGAGGCCGAGATCGCGCTGACCCCGAAGGAGTTCGCCGTGCTGTACGCGCTCGCCCGGCGCGCCGGCGAGGTGGTGTCCAAGGCCGAGCTGCTCGAGGAGGCCTGGGACTTCGCCTACGACGGCGACCCCAGCATCGTCGAGGTGTACATCAGCGCGCTGCGCCGCAAGATCGACGCGCCGTTCGGCCGCGCGTCCCTGGTCACCGTGCGCGGCGCGGGCTACCGCCTGGACGCCCGGGAGACCACCGGCCGGAGCACGCCGAGGCGGGCCGGCGGCACGACCACGGGGCCGAAGCGGAGGCGGCGATGA
- a CDS encoding cation:proton antiporter — MHHTAILFLEFGAVLLGLGVLGALALKAGISPIPLYLIAGLAFGTGGILPLATSEEFISTGAELGVILLLLTLGLEYNADELVTSLKSNAPSGLVDLVLNAAPGAICALLLGWGPVAAVAMAGVTYATSSGITAKVLSDLGWIGNRETPVVLSLLVFEDLTMAIYLPVLTAMLAGVSFAMGAATVAIALATVSIVLIVALKFGRWIEAFVSSPNSEVLLLKVVGLALLVAGIAQELQVSSAVGAFLVGIALSGEIAKEAEALLAPLRDLFAAVFFVFFGLQTDPSKIPPVAGLAAVLALVSFGTKLLTGVIAARRAGIAKAGRIRAGIALVPRGEFNIVIAGLAVAAGAHPDLGPLAATYVLILAAFGPLAARLIEPLFTRLAAKRERTAAA, encoded by the coding sequence GTGCACCATACGGCGATCCTGTTCCTGGAGTTCGGCGCGGTCCTGCTCGGGCTGGGTGTCCTCGGGGCACTCGCCCTGAAGGCCGGAATATCCCCCATCCCGCTCTACCTGATCGCCGGTCTCGCCTTCGGCACCGGCGGCATCCTTCCCCTGGCGACCAGCGAGGAGTTCATCTCCACCGGTGCCGAGCTGGGCGTCATCCTGCTGCTGCTCACGCTCGGCCTCGAGTACAACGCCGACGAGCTGGTGACCAGCCTGAAGAGCAACGCCCCGTCAGGCCTGGTGGACCTGGTGCTCAACGCCGCGCCAGGGGCGATCTGCGCCCTGCTGCTCGGCTGGGGGCCGGTCGCGGCGGTGGCGATGGCGGGCGTCACCTACGCCACCTCGTCCGGCATCACCGCGAAGGTGCTCTCCGACCTGGGGTGGATCGGTAACCGCGAGACGCCGGTCGTGCTGTCCCTGCTGGTCTTCGAGGACCTCACGATGGCGATCTACCTGCCGGTGCTCACCGCGATGCTCGCCGGGGTGAGCTTCGCCATGGGCGCGGCCACGGTCGCCATCGCGCTCGCCACGGTGAGCATCGTGCTGATCGTGGCGCTGAAGTTCGGGCGCTGGATCGAGGCGTTCGTGTCCAGCCCCAACTCCGAGGTGCTGCTGCTCAAGGTGGTCGGCCTGGCCCTGCTCGTGGCCGGCATCGCCCAGGAGCTCCAGGTGTCGTCGGCGGTCGGCGCGTTCCTGGTCGGCATCGCCCTCTCGGGTGAGATCGCCAAGGAGGCGGAGGCGCTGCTCGCCCCGCTGCGCGACCTGTTCGCGGCGGTGTTCTTCGTCTTCTTCGGCCTGCAGACCGACCCGTCGAAGATTCCGCCGGTGGCCGGGCTCGCCGCGGTGCTCGCGCTGGTCAGCTTCGGCACCAAGCTGCTGACCGGTGTGATCGCCGCCCGCCGGGCCGGCATCGCCAAGGCCGGTCGCATCCGCGCCGGTATCGCGCTCGTGCCCCGAGGCGAGTTCAACATCGTCATCGCGGGGCTCGCCGTGGCCGCGGGCGCGCACCCCGACCTCGGCCCGCTCGCCGCGACCTACGTGCTGATCCTCGCCGCGTTCGGCCCGCTCGCCGCGCGTCTCATCGAGCCGCTGTTCACTAGGTTGGCGGCGAAACGGGAACGGACGGCGGCGGCCTGA